The following proteins are co-located in the Ailuropoda melanoleuca isolate Jingjing chromosome 13, ASM200744v2, whole genome shotgun sequence genome:
- the SIRPB2 gene encoding signal-regulatory protein beta-2 isoform X1, translating to MAPTHLRSPPCSWPLVLFLVLFGASKPSNGSERQVLQPEGPMRVAEGNTLLLRCAVDSSCTDDMMKWVKVSHHHQQEIYNFKHGDFPGVTPMIQGTREPLSCDYSIYIHNVTSKHAGTYHCVEFSDLSEKSEKTLEKGTSVLVKGAGDPEPDLWIIQPQELVLATTGDTVFLNCTVLGDGPPGPIRWFRGAGPSREAIYNFEGISQPNVTAVQASSRDFSILLQDASAERTGTYYCVKFQRKFNRQYLSGPGTRLRVRANPTSPQETEFTSEHVDRILPSDLLSVFTLVVLGLKTTTLAALLLALAACRRRFRQEDVKTPGPAGLGPL from the exons GAGCCTCCAAGCCAAGCAATGGGAGTGAGCGGCAGGTGCTACAGCCCGAGGGCCCCATGCGGGTGGCAGAAGGTAACACGCTCCTACTGCGATGTGCGGTGGACAGCTCCTGCACGGATGACATGATGAAATGGGTCAAGGTGAGCCACCACCATCAGCAGGAGATTTATAACTTCAAACACGGCGACTTTCCTGGGGTGACGCCAATGATCCAGGGGACACGGGAGCCGCTTAGTTGTGACTATTCCATCTATATCCACAATGTCACCAGCAAGCATGCTGGAACCTACCACTGTGTGGAATTTAGTGACTTGAGTGAGAAATCAGAAAAGACACTGGAGAAGGGCACCTCTGTGCTTGTGAAGG GAGCCGGGGACCCAGAGCCAGACCTCTGGATCATCCAGCCCCAAGAGTTGGTATTGGCAACCACCGGAGACACTGTATTTCTGAACTGCACAGTGCTTGGAGATGGTCCCCCAGGACCCATCAGGTGGTTTCGGGGGGCTGGTCCGAGCCGGGAGGCCATTTACAACTTTGAAGGCATCTCCCAGCCCAACGTGACAGCAGTCCAGGCCTCCAGCAGGGATTTTAGCATTCTTCTGCAAGATGCCTCTGCTGAGCGCACAGGGACCTACTACTGTGTCAAGTTTCAGAGGAAATTCAACAGACAGTACCTGTCCGGACCAGGCACCAGGCTGAGAGTAAGAG CAAACCCCACTTCTCCCCAAGAgacagaattcaccagtgaacatGTAGACAGGATACTTCCATCAG ACCTCCTGTCTGTGTTCACACTTGTGGTCCTGGGGCTGAAGACAACGACCTTGGCTGCACTCCTGCTGGCCCTGGCTGCCTGCCGGAGGAGGTTTCGGCAAGAAGACGTCAAGACCCCAGGCCCAGCAGGACTGGGCCCACTTTAG
- the SIRPB2 gene encoding signal-regulatory protein beta-2 isoform X2 — MRVAEGNTLLLRCAVDSSCTDDMMKWVKVSHHHQQEIYNFKHGDFPGVTPMIQGTREPLSCDYSIYIHNVTSKHAGTYHCVEFSDLSEKSEKTLEKGTSVLVKGAGDPEPDLWIIQPQELVLATTGDTVFLNCTVLGDGPPGPIRWFRGAGPSREAIYNFEGISQPNVTAVQASSRDFSILLQDASAERTGTYYCVKFQRKFNRQYLSGPGTRLRVRANPTSPQETEFTSEHVDRILPSDLLSVFTLVVLGLKTTTLAALLLALAACRRRFRQEDVKTPGPAGLGPL; from the exons ATGCGGGTGGCAGAAGGTAACACGCTCCTACTGCGATGTGCGGTGGACAGCTCCTGCACGGATGACATGATGAAATGGGTCAAGGTGAGCCACCACCATCAGCAGGAGATTTATAACTTCAAACACGGCGACTTTCCTGGGGTGACGCCAATGATCCAGGGGACACGGGAGCCGCTTAGTTGTGACTATTCCATCTATATCCACAATGTCACCAGCAAGCATGCTGGAACCTACCACTGTGTGGAATTTAGTGACTTGAGTGAGAAATCAGAAAAGACACTGGAGAAGGGCACCTCTGTGCTTGTGAAGG GAGCCGGGGACCCAGAGCCAGACCTCTGGATCATCCAGCCCCAAGAGTTGGTATTGGCAACCACCGGAGACACTGTATTTCTGAACTGCACAGTGCTTGGAGATGGTCCCCCAGGACCCATCAGGTGGTTTCGGGGGGCTGGTCCGAGCCGGGAGGCCATTTACAACTTTGAAGGCATCTCCCAGCCCAACGTGACAGCAGTCCAGGCCTCCAGCAGGGATTTTAGCATTCTTCTGCAAGATGCCTCTGCTGAGCGCACAGGGACCTACTACTGTGTCAAGTTTCAGAGGAAATTCAACAGACAGTACCTGTCCGGACCAGGCACCAGGCTGAGAGTAAGAG CAAACCCCACTTCTCCCCAAGAgacagaattcaccagtgaacatGTAGACAGGATACTTCCATCAG ACCTCCTGTCTGTGTTCACACTTGTGGTCCTGGGGCTGAAGACAACGACCTTGGCTGCACTCCTGCTGGCCCTGGCTGCCTGCCGGAGGAGGTTTCGGCAAGAAGACGTCAAGACCCCAGGCCCAGCAGGACTGGGCCCACTTTAG